The nucleotide window ATGTTTATCCAAAGCGGTGTAAACTCGTTACCCATATATAGAGGTGCATATGTGGAGTGCAATTCCAGGCCCAGTGCAGCCCCTGTCTTCCCTCAATGTTATACATCAAGTCTCCGTAGCAAGATGTGGTGCCCCGCCACAGGTGTGTTGAATGAAGCTTAGCATTCACCGCACTTGGTAAAAACTCcttgattaaaagaaaaaaaatcaaccacaTAACTTTTTTCAGTGTCTTGACTGTTGCCAACAACTCAAATTTTACATGGCCTCAAAATGTAAAacgtttcagtttttctgcatGACCTTCATACCAGTTTTAACATCATAATCTGAACTCAGTCCACATTTTTGATGTTGTTTCTTGAATAAAAACAgtcatttgttaatttaatagTGAATACAGTAGCACAAAATAATAGGAACTTTCATTTATGTTTCAGTTAGGAATATCAGCCTGATAatagatatttaaatttttgtgtaaatattctATGTCAACATATTCTGTATCAAACCTGACACTTGGGCATTGGGGtaaattttctgtaattataCCCATCTGAACTGTCCAgattatttgtaaataatttctgCGAAATTTATGTAGTCTGTTAAGTTAACGAAGAGCTATCTTCTAAAATGGAGATAAACCCAGTTACAATTAACGTATATTTGTCTGAATCCAGTACTGCAGAATCAAATCAATGCCACCAGGTTTTCTCTACTTCAGTCACCCAAGTGTGTTTATTGGCTTATCACAAACTGACACAGTCATTTCTTTTGTGAATTAATTAACTCACCTTTGGCAGAATATTCTttagaataagaaaaaaacattcattacaGATTCTGAATTCAGACCAACACTTTATTGGTTATACTCTGAAATTAtctgtatttcagaaaaaaaaactgtatctACAGTTGATCTCATTCTGAATTTTTACTACTCATGACACACTTTCATGTCAatttttgtttctgattttGTCTGAGGTTATTAAAGTAACATAAATGATTCTAGATCTTTTCCAGTCGGTCGGTGTTGCCATGCGGGGCCTTAACGTTCACCCTGGGCTGACTTCATGGCAGATCAGAAAATGTCTTTCGTGGTGGTGGACCAGTTTCCTTACACTCTTGTTCTTTTGCTTTGTCCTCAAACATCAAGATGCTGTAAATAGAAGAAGTATGAGAAAACACTGAAGACTTTGCACATCTCccataaatagatttttttgtggTATTAAAAATACCGCAGTGAGTATTACAGCATTGCAGAATCTGTCCAGTTCAAAGTAATGAATGGCAACCATTTTTCCCAGAAATATTTGatgaaactgacaaaaaatatatctatcacaaggggggcgcagtggtgtggtgggatTGTCCAgatcttgctctccagtgggtttggggtttgagtcctgcctggggtgccttgtgatggactggtgtcccgtcctagcgtccccctctagccttgcgccctgtgttgccgggttaagctccggctggcctgaccccacttggggtaaacagtttcaggcaatgtgtgtgtgtctgtgtatttatcACAGGGTCAAATAATGTCATAGATCTAAGATAGCAAGCAGAGGTTAACAAAGTTAAGTGGATTTACTGGATATCATAAATAAATTTCTTAATTCTGTATTATTAACTGCTTACACAATGCAGGGTAAGAGTGGTCTATTTTGTAAGCGTAGGGTGTACACCAGTCTATCATAGGGCATCCGCATACctattcacatacacacacaaagggcaatttagagtaaccagTCCACCTAGAGCTGGTGTCTTTGGATGTGGGAGAAAATGGAGTACATGGCAGAAACTGACACAAACTCGACACACACTAAGATAGATTCAGACCCTTGACCAAATCCACTATCCTAGAGCTGTGATGCTCCAACGCTACCCATTGAGCcactgtatttacacatttaaataaactcATGAATGATTAGATTCATGTAAATAACACTGGTATCTggtattatgtgtgtgtgcgcagtgtATTTCAGACTCACATTCTCAGGATGGCATTCCTTTTGCCCAGCATCATGTTGAGGAAGTCGCTATAGCCGATGGTGTCACGGGAGGCTCCTCCTACTACCTCTGAAATCATTTTCTTGAGCTCAAGATGAGTCTTGGCTACTCCCAGCTTCTCCAGCATACGCTTCAGTCCCATCATATCTGAGGTTAGACAATTGGGGGGGCAAtatgattttgaaaaattaaaaagagaaaaattaatattttcaaatagtAAAGAAAACTCTCAGCTGTTacacaatgtttttatttttcactgttacatcattttttttccttattataaGAGCACTGAGTGAGTAGTGCATTTTGTATACTAAAATATCTGatgtttagggttagggttacatacagtatgtgagtAGAGCTGGGGACCCTTGGAAAGCACATGCACATGACTATATCACATTTTCTCAAAGTTACCTATTTCTCCTTGGTCATTTAGGTCAAACTCCATGTATTTATCTGAAAAACACCAGAGGCAGTTATGATCTCtacaacaataaattaaaataaatgtaccaaGTTGAAAACTGAACCCTTTTAAGCCAATTAAGGACTTGATATATGACAATAAGGCTGCAGTTTTTAATGCCAGGGATCCACTGTTTTGGGATTGAGGACAGAAGTTAATAGTAATTGCTCCCATCATAATTATGCAACAGACAGGTTTTGGGTGAAACCAGAAGAAATTTGGATTGCTAAGTGTTTTTAAGCGTCTCTGACTCACTTTTAAAGGATTCCAATTTGGAGTTAAGGTCTTCTTCGTCTGCATATTTGGGATCATTAAGAAACATcttaaaaagcacaaagaaaaaaattctgcaatgaCAGTGTTAAGTCTTAGTTTAGCCAAGACCACTTGTCTTTTTTCAAGCCACTGACATCATTAAGTAATTCAAAGTTTCAGTCATTCGTTTATGACCATGACATAAATAGACAGATGCTGAAATGCTGCCCTTTAAGGTGCCAGTATTTTTAGACACAAAATAGCTTAAGACTGTGTGTTACTAGTGTTAAACATGCTTCATGGCAGATTAGCAAAGGCACACACCTCATTAACTGCATTCAGCTTGTCTTCTTGCTTGGATTTCAGGGCTCCAAATGCTTTTCCACCTAAAACAAAATAGTGTGGTATTGAAAGATTATTGGAATGTCTAGAAAGATATGTAGAAACTAcccacaaaatacacacagaaaccatATTGCTGAAAAATTGTCTTaggcatgaacacacacacacacacacacacacacacacacacacacagaaagcagaAAATAGAACACATCCCTGAACAACAAAAGCTTTTGAAACGTAAACTGAACAGAAACTACTCACTTCCTTATTTGGTCTGATTTTCCAAAATGTGTCAGTTGCTAAAACCAGGCCAGTACATCGTTACGTATGGTAATACATGGAAGAGGCATAGCAGTGAAGAACCTAAGTAACAGGGTGAA belongs to Scleropages formosus chromosome 18, fSclFor1.1, whole genome shotgun sequence and includes:
- the LOC108927394 gene encoding allograft inflammatory factor 1-like isoform X1, which gives rise to MDRQGGKAFGALKSKQEDKLNAVNEMFLNDPKYADEEDLNSKLESFKNKYMEFDLNDQGEIDMMGLKRMLEKLGVAKTHLELKKMISEVVGGASRDTIGYSDFLNMMLGKRNAILRIILMFEDKAKEQECKETGPPPRKTFSDLP
- the LOC108927394 gene encoding allograft inflammatory factor 1-like isoform X3 — translated: MFLNDPKYADEEDLNSKLESFKNKYMEFDLNDQGEIDMMGLKRMLEKLGVAKTHLELKKMISEVVGGASRDTIGYSDFLNMMLGKRNAILRIILMFEDKAKEQECKETGPPPRKTFSDLP
- the LOC108927394 gene encoding allograft inflammatory factor 1-like isoform X2, whose translation is MQLMRIFFFVLFKMFLNDPKYADEEDLNSKLESFKNKYMEFDLNDQGEIDMMGLKRMLEKLGVAKTHLELKKMISEVVGGASRDTIGYSDFLNMMLGKRNAILRIILMFEDKAKEQECKETGPPPRKTFSDLP